A stretch of the Arthrobacter stackebrandtii genome encodes the following:
- a CDS encoding P-II family nitrogen regulator has protein sequence MKLITAIIRPEQLDDVRNALESFGVQGLTVSSAHGYGRQRGHTEIYRGAEYTVDLHAKVRIEVLATDEQAWDLVDIIVASSNTGSAGDGKVWMVEVYEAVRVRTGERGVSAI, from the coding sequence ATGAAACTCATCACGGCCATCATCCGGCCCGAACAGCTCGACGACGTCCGCAACGCCCTGGAGAGTTTCGGGGTCCAGGGGCTGACCGTCAGCAGCGCCCACGGCTACGGGCGCCAGCGCGGCCACACCGAAATCTACCGGGGTGCCGAATACACCGTGGACCTGCACGCCAAGGTGCGCATCGAGGTCCTCGCGACCGACGAACAGGCGTGGGACCTCGTGGACATTATCGTGGCCAGTTCCAATACCGGCAGCGCCGGCGACGGCAAGGTCTGGATGGTGGAGGTTTACGAGGCTGTCCGCGTCCGCACGGGGGAACGCGGAGTCTCCGCCATCTGA
- a CDS encoding LuxR C-terminal-related transcriptional regulator encodes MNAGIAEKTGNLRMAVVGSDYITGLGLTQLLDQAPFITNVGSVATAGQVLAMADEWPVDLVLVDAAIQGQDLAAACRSLIESENPPTVVVMGEVPFNVAESLVLCGVTAFLNPGLVAEDLPVALRLIQRGGAILLSDAAREALVARGRSFDTAHRSRYETLNAREKVVAEGVAEGKTNLELAADMHVSEATVKLLVSNVMNKLGVCNRVQVAVIATKARII; translated from the coding sequence TTGAATGCAGGAATCGCAGAGAAGACCGGCAACCTGCGCATGGCCGTCGTGGGAAGCGACTACATAACGGGACTGGGCCTCACCCAGCTCCTGGACCAGGCGCCGTTCATCACGAATGTCGGCAGTGTTGCCACCGCCGGCCAGGTGCTGGCCATGGCGGACGAGTGGCCCGTGGACCTCGTCCTGGTCGATGCAGCCATTCAGGGACAGGACCTGGCGGCAGCCTGCCGCAGCCTCATCGAGTCGGAGAATCCACCCACCGTGGTGGTCATGGGCGAGGTTCCCTTCAACGTGGCCGAGTCCCTGGTGCTGTGCGGCGTGACCGCCTTCCTTAATCCCGGACTGGTCGCCGAGGACCTGCCCGTGGCGCTGCGCCTGATCCAGCGCGGCGGTGCCATCCTGCTCAGCGATGCGGCCCGCGAGGCGCTCGTTGCCCGCGGCAGGTCCTTCGACACTGCCCACCGGAGCCGCTACGAAACCCTCAATGCCAGGGAAAAAGTCGTGGCCGAGGGCGTGGCCGAGGGCAAGACCAACCTGGAGCTCGCCGCCGACATGCATGTCAGCGAGGCCACCGTGAAGCTGCTCGTTTCCAACGTGATGAACAAGCTGGGCGTCTGCAACCGAGTCCAGGTCGCCGTCATTGCAACCAAGGCCCGCATCATCTAG
- a CDS encoding VOC family protein, producing the protein MTATQDLLSADLTMGTVMLKVGNMKTMSDYYQTALGLDIVAEADGGQYLGRGTTPLVHLQPAGGLHLPGRGEAGLFHTALLFQDQASLAATVATAAQYNPQAFAGSADHLVSEAFYFTDPEGNGIELYWDRPRAAWSWKDGGVEMASLSLPPQRYLETHLSEASVAGQRQAAADVGHVHLQVGDVATAEKFYVDTLGFEKTAGWHGQALFVAAGGYHHHMAMNVWNSRGAGPRKDTLGLGEVLIQLPKLDDVGALRERLARHRIAVADTGEEIGFDDPWNNRIRVTVEAVQSEQP; encoded by the coding sequence ATGACTGCCACCCAGGACCTGCTGTCCGCCGACCTCACCATGGGCACCGTGATGCTCAAGGTCGGAAACATGAAGACCATGTCCGACTACTACCAAACGGCGCTTGGCCTGGACATCGTGGCCGAGGCGGACGGCGGCCAGTACCTGGGCCGCGGCACCACCCCGCTGGTCCACCTCCAGCCGGCCGGCGGGCTGCACCTTCCCGGCCGCGGGGAAGCCGGCCTGTTCCATACCGCACTGCTCTTCCAGGACCAGGCCTCCCTGGCTGCCACCGTCGCCACCGCCGCACAGTACAACCCGCAGGCCTTCGCCGGATCCGCCGACCACCTCGTCTCCGAGGCCTTCTACTTCACGGACCCCGAGGGCAACGGCATCGAGCTGTACTGGGACCGCCCCCGCGCCGCATGGAGCTGGAAGGACGGCGGCGTGGAGATGGCGTCCCTCTCGCTCCCGCCCCAGCGCTACCTCGAAACCCACCTGAGTGAAGCGTCGGTGGCGGGGCAGCGGCAGGCGGCGGCCGACGTCGGGCACGTCCACCTGCAGGTCGGCGACGTCGCCACGGCGGAAAAGTTCTACGTGGACACGCTCGGCTTTGAGAAGACTGCCGGCTGGCACGGCCAGGCCCTTTTCGTCGCGGCCGGCGGCTACCACCACCACATGGCCATGAACGTCTGGAACAGCCGCGGCGCCGGCCCCCGCAAGGACACCCTGGGCCTCGGCGAGGTGCTGATCCAGCTGCCCAAGCTTGACGACGTCGGAGCCCTCCGCGAGCGTTTGGCGCGCCACCGCATCGCCGTCGCCGACACCGGGGAAGAGATTGGCTTCGACGATCCGTGGAACAACAGGATCCGCGTTACTGTTGAAGCTGTACAGTCCGAGCAGCCGTAG
- a CDS encoding RNA-binding protein, translated as MLAEALEHLVRGIVDSPEDVKVSVKNNRRGESLEVRVHQDDLGRVIGRQGRTARALRTVVAALAHGEPVRVDVVDTDRRR; from the coding sequence TTGTTGGCTGAAGCGCTGGAGCACCTGGTCCGCGGGATTGTTGACTCTCCCGAGGACGTGAAGGTGAGCGTCAAGAACAACCGCCGCGGGGAATCCCTCGAGGTGCGTGTTCACCAGGACGATCTGGGCCGGGTTATTGGCCGCCAGGGCCGCACCGCCCGTGCCTTGCGCACAGTGGTTGCCGCGCTGGCCCACGGCGAACCGGTGCGTGTTGACGTTGTTGACACGGACCGCCGCCGCTAA
- a CDS encoding ammonium transporter encodes MNTGDTAWVLISAALVLLMTPGLAFFYGGMTRAKAVLNMMMMSFGAIGIVAVLWVMFGYSAAFGTDLGGGLLGNPLQKLGLQGVLDTGDGAPLVGTIPEIVFVGFQAVFAIITVALITGAIADRAKFGAWMTFAAVWVSLVYFPVAHWVFSFTEDADGNPTGGWIGQGLGAIDFAGGTAVHINAGAAALALALILGKRKGFGKDPSHRPHNLPFVMLGAGLLWFGWFGFNAGSALGANAVAGYAWINTLAAPAAAILGWLVVERLRDGHATSLGAASGAVAGLVAITPACSALTPMWSIVLGVLAGALCAWAVGLKYRLGIDDSLDVVGVHLVGGIVGTLFIGLAADPNSPAAGTGLFYGGGLELLGKQGIAAGAVMVYSFAMAYAIGWIINKTMGFRISGAHESAGIDVSVHAESAYDIGGRTSGSFHPMGGQPAAHPSTDRSSEEKVDA; translated from the coding sequence ATGAACACTGGCGACACGGCATGGGTCCTGATCTCGGCAGCCCTGGTGCTGCTCATGACTCCGGGACTTGCCTTCTTCTACGGCGGCATGACCCGCGCGAAGGCCGTCCTGAACATGATGATGATGAGCTTCGGCGCCATCGGCATAGTCGCGGTCCTGTGGGTCATGTTTGGCTACTCGGCAGCCTTCGGCACCGACCTTGGCGGCGGGCTGCTCGGCAACCCGCTGCAGAAGCTGGGCCTGCAGGGCGTCCTTGACACCGGCGACGGCGCCCCGCTTGTGGGCACCATCCCCGAAATCGTCTTCGTGGGATTCCAGGCAGTCTTTGCCATCATCACCGTTGCCCTCATCACCGGGGCCATCGCCGACCGTGCCAAGTTCGGCGCCTGGATGACCTTCGCCGCCGTCTGGGTCTCGCTGGTCTACTTCCCTGTTGCGCACTGGGTGTTCTCCTTCACGGAGGACGCCGACGGCAACCCGACGGGCGGCTGGATCGGCCAGGGCCTGGGGGCCATCGACTTTGCCGGCGGCACGGCCGTGCACATCAACGCCGGCGCCGCGGCCCTGGCCCTGGCCCTGATCCTCGGCAAGCGGAAGGGCTTCGGGAAGGACCCCAGCCACCGGCCGCACAACCTGCCGTTCGTCATGCTCGGTGCAGGCCTGCTCTGGTTCGGCTGGTTCGGCTTCAATGCGGGGTCGGCCCTGGGTGCCAACGCCGTGGCCGGCTACGCCTGGATCAACACCCTCGCCGCCCCGGCCGCCGCCATCCTGGGCTGGCTCGTGGTGGAGAGGCTGCGCGACGGTCACGCCACCTCGCTGGGAGCCGCATCGGGCGCCGTCGCCGGCCTGGTGGCCATCACGCCGGCCTGCTCCGCCTTGACACCCATGTGGTCCATCGTGCTGGGCGTGCTGGCCGGGGCCCTGTGTGCCTGGGCAGTTGGCCTGAAGTACCGCCTGGGCATCGATGACTCGCTCGACGTCGTTGGCGTCCACCTGGTGGGCGGCATCGTCGGAACCTTGTTCATCGGACTTGCCGCGGACCCCAACTCACCCGCAGCAGGAACGGGCCTCTTCTATGGCGGCGGGCTGGAATTGCTGGGCAAGCAGGGCATCGCCGCCGGCGCCGTCATGGTCTACTCCTTCGCCATGGCCTACGCGATCGGCTGGATCATCAACAAGACCATGGGCTTCCGGATCTCCGGGGCGCATGAATCCGCCGGGATCGACGTCTCCGTCCACGCCGAATCGGCCTACGACATCGGCGGACGCACCTCCGGCAGCTTCCACCCGATGGGCGGGCAGCCCGCCGCACACCCCAGCACCGACCGCTCCAGCGAAGAAAAGGTTGACGCATGA
- a CDS encoding GNAT family N-acetyltransferase — protein sequence MWEIRPAALSEFALLPAIEAEADEAFEALTPAISTARFPPPGDAAEYAAAFHIMVAGRPPVGFVRLEIVDGGAHLEQLAVSPDYAGQGIGRALVTAAKAWAREAGFRHMTLCTFRDVPFNAPFYASCGFVEMRAQDLGEELRQLRQHEAGLGMDALGVRVAMEAVLTQGRDWQDPAEQRLRPRGMG from the coding sequence ATGTGGGAGATCCGGCCGGCGGCCCTGAGTGAATTTGCGCTGCTGCCCGCCATCGAGGCCGAGGCGGACGAGGCCTTTGAAGCGCTCACCCCGGCCATCAGCACCGCCCGCTTCCCTCCTCCGGGCGATGCCGCCGAGTACGCCGCCGCGTTCCACATCATGGTGGCGGGGCGCCCGCCGGTGGGGTTTGTGCGTCTTGAAATTGTCGACGGCGGGGCCCACCTTGAGCAGCTGGCCGTCAGTCCGGACTATGCGGGGCAGGGGATTGGCCGTGCACTCGTCACCGCCGCCAAGGCGTGGGCGCGGGAAGCAGGATTCCGCCACATGACTTTGTGCACTTTCCGCGATGTTCCCTTCAACGCCCCGTTCTACGCCAGCTGCGGCTTCGTTGAGATGCGCGCGCAGGACCTGGGGGAGGAACTGCGGCAATTGCGCCAACATGAGGCCGGGCTGGGAATGGATGCCCTCGGGGTGCGGGTTGCCATGGAGGCAGTGCTCACCCAAGGCCGCGACTGGCAGGATCCGGCAGAACAACGCCTCCGCCCCCGGGGAATGGGATGA
- the rpsP gene encoding 30S ribosomal protein S16 — protein sequence MAVKIRLKRFGKMRAPFYRVVVMDSRAKRDGRAIEEIGKYHPTEQPSFIEINSDRAQYWLSVGAQPSEQVFKLLKITGDWQKFKGIKGAEGTLKTKAEKVAFVAPEAKNVVVKEAITPKAKKAEEAEAPESTEAE from the coding sequence GTGGCCGTAAAGATTCGCCTTAAGCGCTTTGGTAAGATGCGCGCCCCGTTCTACCGCGTCGTCGTCATGGATTCACGCGCCAAGCGTGATGGCCGTGCCATCGAGGAGATCGGCAAGTACCACCCCACCGAGCAGCCCTCGTTCATCGAGATCAACTCGGACCGTGCACAGTACTGGCTCAGCGTCGGCGCACAGCCGTCCGAGCAGGTCTTCAAGCTCTTGAAGATCACCGGTGACTGGCAGAAGTTCAAGGGCATCAAGGGCGCCGAAGGCACCTTGAAGACCAAGGCCGAGAAGGTTGCCTTCGTGGCACCGGAAGCCAAGAACGTCGTTGTCAAGGAAGCCATCACCCCGAAGGCCAAGAAGGCTGAAGAGGCAGAGGCCCCCGAGAGCACCGAGGCTGAGTAG
- a CDS encoding glucose-6-phosphate dehydrogenase: MTKTTAPSAPVPSTHDAGSPAAAPGSGGRIKTLVILGASGDLTGRLLLPGVARLIASGRASGLSLVGAGSDDWTAARWQERLDKSFAEALTDDPAATKEGRAELLRMKKASRYQQVDVTAKGALGELLKTVEGPVALYFALPPAISEEACKVVLKKELPPGTRLVMEKPFGSSAASAKRLNAILARLVHEDHIHRVDHFLGKSTVLNIMGLRFANRLLEHSWDSAHIEKVEIIFDESLTLENRARYYDHAGAGRDMIQSHLLQIMAIMAMDPPATLGENDVRSNIAAVLRASTIGPQGTSDFTAHTRRARYTAGEIGDRKVPNYLDEEGVDPANGTETLAEVEVYVNNWRWAGVPFILRSGKALGRTRKEAVVTFRPVPHLPVGFKGADSPTRLHIGFGPDTLTLDFDVNGPGNLFTLDRVQLEAELASNPVLPYGEVLDGVLAADPLLSVRGDTAEECWRIVEPAFAAWKADEVPMADYPAGSPGPEGWTTSQEE, translated from the coding sequence GTGACCAAGACCACTGCGCCCTCCGCCCCTGTCCCTTCCACGCACGACGCCGGGTCCCCGGCAGCCGCGCCCGGCTCCGGCGGGCGGATCAAGACCCTGGTGATTTTGGGTGCCTCGGGCGACCTGACCGGCCGGCTCCTGCTGCCCGGGGTTGCGCGCCTGATCGCCTCGGGCAGGGCGTCCGGCCTCTCGCTGGTGGGTGCCGGCAGCGACGACTGGACCGCCGCCCGCTGGCAGGAGCGCCTGGACAAGAGCTTCGCCGAGGCCCTCACCGACGACCCCGCCGCCACCAAGGAGGGCCGCGCCGAGCTGCTCCGCATGAAGAAGGCCAGTCGCTACCAACAGGTCGACGTCACGGCGAAGGGTGCGCTGGGCGAACTCCTCAAGACCGTGGAGGGCCCCGTGGCCCTGTACTTCGCGCTGCCGCCGGCCATCAGCGAGGAGGCGTGCAAGGTGGTGCTGAAGAAGGAGCTGCCGCCTGGCACGCGGCTGGTCATGGAGAAGCCGTTCGGCTCCAGCGCCGCCTCCGCCAAGCGGCTCAACGCGATCCTGGCCAGGCTGGTGCACGAGGACCACATCCACCGGGTGGACCACTTCCTGGGCAAGTCCACGGTGCTGAACATCATGGGGCTGCGCTTTGCCAACCGGTTGCTGGAGCACTCGTGGGACAGCGCGCACATTGAAAAGGTGGAGATCATCTTTGACGAGTCGCTGACCCTGGAAAACCGGGCCCGGTACTACGACCACGCCGGTGCCGGGCGGGACATGATCCAGAGCCACCTGCTCCAGATCATGGCGATCATGGCCATGGACCCGCCGGCCACCCTGGGTGAAAACGACGTCCGCTCCAACATTGCGGCCGTGTTGCGTGCCAGCACCATCGGCCCGCAGGGGACGTCGGACTTCACCGCCCACACCCGCCGGGCAAGGTACACGGCCGGGGAGATCGGGGACCGCAAGGTTCCGAACTACCTCGACGAAGAGGGCGTGGACCCCGCCAACGGCACCGAGACCCTCGCCGAGGTGGAGGTGTACGTCAACAACTGGCGCTGGGCCGGAGTGCCGTTCATCCTCCGATCCGGCAAGGCCCTCGGCCGGACCCGCAAGGAGGCTGTGGTCACGTTCCGGCCCGTCCCGCACCTGCCGGTCGGCTTCAAGGGCGCCGACTCCCCCACCCGCCTGCACATCGGGTTCGGCCCCGACACCCTGACCCTTGACTTTGACGTCAACGGCCCCGGCAACCTGTTCACCCTGGACCGCGTCCAGCTGGAGGCGGAGCTGGCCAGCAACCCCGTGCTGCCCTACGGTGAAGTGCTCGACGGCGTCCTGGCGGCGGACCCGCTGTTGTCCGTGCGCGGGGACACGGCCGAGGAATGCTGGCGCATTGTGGAACCGGCGTTCGCCGCGTGGAAGGCCGATGAGGTGCCCATGGCGGACTACCCCGCAGGCTCACCGGGGCCCGAAGGCTGGACCACGTCCCAAGAGGAATAG
- the ffh gene encoding signal recognition particle protein encodes MFNSLSDRLTATFKNLRGKGRLSEADVDATVREIRRALLDADVAVPVVREFTAKVRERALGAEVNEALNPAQQIVKIVNEELVAILGGETRRINLAKNPPTVIMLAGLQGAGKTTLAGKLSKWLKGQGHSPLLVAADLQRPNAVKQLQVNGERAGVPVFAPHPGVSSEFESATGDPVAVAMAGLAEAKSKLHDVVIVDTAGRLGIDAELMKQAADIRAAINPDEVLFVIDAMIGQDAVNTAQAFNEGVNFTGVVLTKLDGDARGGAALSVASITGKPVMFASTGESLDDFELFHPDRMASRILDMGDVLTLIEQAEKNWDKGEAERMAQKFADQEDFTLDDFLAQMQQIRKMGSMKKMLMMMPGAANMRQQLENFDEREIDRVEAIVRSMTPHERVAPKIINGSRRARIARGSGVHVSEVNGLLERFGQAQKMMKKLAQGGGIPGMPGVAGPGGFKSSRKGKQAPKKKARSGNPAKAAAELKAAQEKANTPALPTGAAFGAGAEDFDPTSLNLPKGFEKFLGK; translated from the coding sequence GTGTTCAACTCCCTATCTGATCGCCTGACAGCAACTTTTAAGAATCTGCGCGGCAAGGGTCGGCTGAGCGAGGCCGACGTCGATGCAACAGTCCGCGAGATCCGCCGCGCCCTGCTGGATGCCGACGTTGCCGTGCCCGTGGTCCGCGAATTCACCGCCAAGGTCCGCGAACGCGCCCTGGGTGCCGAGGTCAACGAGGCGCTGAACCCGGCACAGCAGATCGTCAAGATCGTCAACGAGGAACTCGTCGCCATCCTGGGCGGGGAAACCCGCCGCATCAACCTGGCCAAGAACCCGCCCACCGTCATCATGCTGGCCGGCCTCCAGGGTGCAGGAAAGACCACGCTCGCCGGAAAGCTGTCCAAGTGGCTCAAGGGCCAGGGCCACAGCCCGCTGCTGGTCGCCGCCGACCTCCAGCGCCCCAACGCCGTCAAGCAGCTGCAGGTCAACGGTGAGCGCGCCGGCGTCCCCGTCTTCGCCCCGCACCCGGGCGTGTCCAGTGAATTTGAATCCGCCACCGGCGATCCAGTTGCCGTTGCCATGGCCGGCCTGGCCGAGGCCAAGTCCAAGCTCCACGACGTGGTCATCGTTGACACCGCCGGCCGCCTCGGCATCGACGCCGAACTGATGAAGCAGGCCGCGGACATCCGCGCCGCCATCAACCCCGACGAGGTCCTCTTCGTCATCGACGCCATGATCGGCCAGGACGCCGTCAACACGGCCCAGGCCTTCAACGAGGGCGTCAACTTCACCGGCGTTGTCCTGACCAAGCTCGACGGCGACGCCCGCGGTGGTGCTGCCCTCTCGGTTGCCTCGATCACCGGCAAGCCCGTCATGTTCGCCTCCACCGGCGAATCCCTGGACGACTTCGAGCTGTTCCACCCGGACCGCATGGCCAGCCGCATCCTCGACATGGGCGACGTCCTCACGCTCATCGAGCAGGCCGAGAAGAACTGGGACAAGGGCGAAGCCGAGCGCATGGCGCAGAAGTTCGCCGACCAGGAAGACTTCACCCTGGACGACTTCCTCGCCCAGATGCAGCAGATCCGCAAAATGGGCTCCATGAAGAAGATGCTCATGATGATGCCCGGCGCCGCCAACATGCGCCAGCAGCTGGAGAACTTTGACGAGCGCGAGATCGACCGCGTCGAGGCCATCGTCCGCTCCATGACCCCGCACGAGCGCGTCGCCCCGAAGATCATCAACGGCTCCCGCCGCGCCCGCATCGCCCGCGGTTCCGGCGTGCACGTCTCCGAGGTCAACGGCCTGCTGGAGCGCTTCGGCCAGGCCCAGAAGATGATGAAGAAGCTTGCCCAGGGCGGCGGCATCCCCGGCATGCCCGGCGTCGCAGGCCCCGGCGGCTTCAAGAGCTCACGCAAGGGCAAGCAGGCACCCAAGAAGAAGGCCCGCTCCGGCAACCCCGCCAAGGCCGCCGCCGAGCTCAAGGCCGCCCAGGAAAAGGCCAACACCCCGGCCCTGCCCACCGGCGCCGCCTTCGGTGCCGGCGCCGAGGACTTCGACCCCACCAGCCTGAACCTGCCCAAGGGATTTGAGAAATTCCTGGGCAAGTAG
- the ftsY gene encoding signal recognition particle-docking protein FtsY: MNELLPIILSIVVGLAVIGGLIPVFIKARRNSQNYTGPRDANDPAPLDPSTTGAQGGGTLVEERPETQVPPSDLETLEPEAPAAPALETPLPVEGRLVRLRARLSKSNNALGKGLLALLSRDTIDEDVWEEVEETLLLADIGTDSTMELVDKLRERVKVLGVRSPEHVQAMLREELIALVDPSMDRSLNITRHDDRPAVLMVVGVNGVGKTTTVGKLARVLVAEEKDVLLGAADTFRAAAAEQLATWGARVGVPTVKSDVDGADPASVAFEAVKAGIEQEVDVVMIDTAGRLQNKVGLMDELGKVKRVIEKQATVDEVLLVLDATTGQNGLTQAKVFAEVVNITGIVLTKLDGTAKGGIVVAIQNTLGVPVKLVGLGEGADDLAPFEAASFVDALLN, from the coding sequence GTGAATGAACTTCTCCCCATCATCCTGTCCATTGTTGTTGGGCTCGCCGTCATTGGCGGTCTCATCCCCGTCTTCATCAAGGCCCGGCGCAACAGCCAGAACTACACCGGCCCCCGCGACGCCAATGACCCCGCCCCCCTGGATCCATCCACAACCGGCGCCCAGGGCGGCGGCACCTTGGTGGAGGAGCGCCCCGAAACCCAGGTTCCGCCGTCGGACCTGGAAACCCTTGAGCCGGAAGCCCCTGCGGCACCGGCACTTGAGACCCCACTGCCCGTCGAGGGCCGCCTGGTGCGCCTGCGCGCGCGGCTGTCGAAGTCGAACAATGCGCTGGGCAAGGGCCTGCTGGCGCTGCTTTCCCGCGACACCATCGATGAGGATGTCTGGGAGGAAGTCGAGGAGACGCTGCTGCTGGCGGACATCGGCACTGATTCCACCATGGAGCTTGTGGACAAGCTGCGCGAGCGTGTGAAGGTGCTTGGCGTCCGCAGCCCCGAGCACGTCCAGGCCATGCTGCGCGAGGAGCTCATCGCCCTGGTGGATCCCTCCATGGACCGCAGCCTGAACATCACCCGCCATGACGACCGCCCGGCCGTGCTCATGGTGGTGGGCGTCAACGGCGTCGGCAAGACCACCACTGTTGGCAAGCTGGCGCGCGTGCTCGTGGCCGAGGAGAAGGACGTGCTGCTCGGTGCAGCCGACACCTTCCGCGCCGCCGCCGCCGAGCAGCTGGCCACCTGGGGCGCGCGCGTGGGTGTTCCCACCGTGAAGTCCGACGTCGATGGCGCGGACCCTGCCTCCGTCGCCTTTGAAGCGGTGAAGGCAGGCATCGAGCAGGAAGTCGATGTTGTCATGATCGACACCGCCGGGCGCCTGCAGAACAAGGTGGGCCTCATGGACGAGCTCGGCAAGGTCAAGCGCGTCATTGAAAAACAGGCAACCGTGGATGAGGTGCTGCTGGTGCTGGATGCGACGACCGGCCAGAACGGGCTCACCCAGGCGAAGGTGTTTGCCGAAGTTGTGAACATCACCGGCATCGTGCTGACCAAGCTCGACGGCACGGCCAAGGGCGGCATTGTCGTGGCCATCCAGAACACGCTCGGCGTGCCGGTGAAGCTGGTAGGCCTCGGCGAAGGTGCAGATGACCTGGCGCCATTCGAGGCAGCGAGCTTTGTTGACGCCCTGCTGAACTAG
- a CDS encoding alpha/beta fold hydrolase has translation MSKTRIVFVHGMDGYGAAAWPAQHLLAGTYDCLFLKRTGFDAVEPPVATDFAADAASIVAALGRGGHVVAHAQGAPAAMMAAVERPDLVASLVLIEPMLASLTAELPATAAYSQRVEELYARAPELDDAAFLREFNTLLAIPAGGSPESEARRAARARLQRATTEAPLHIIPGVPTMVLTGGWEPLYEEVAGFLASTGAHHAALRSGPRPQDSPEGAEIIEAFIDNSAQGG, from the coding sequence ATGAGCAAAACCCGGATTGTGTTTGTCCACGGCATGGACGGCTACGGCGCGGCCGCTTGGCCCGCCCAGCACCTCCTGGCCGGGACCTACGACTGCCTTTTCCTCAAGCGCACGGGGTTTGACGCAGTTGAGCCACCCGTGGCCACGGACTTTGCCGCCGATGCCGCCTCCATTGTTGCGGCGCTGGGCCGCGGCGGCCACGTGGTGGCGCATGCCCAGGGTGCCCCGGCTGCCATGATGGCCGCCGTGGAGCGCCCGGACCTGGTGGCGTCGCTGGTGCTTATTGAGCCGATGCTGGCCTCGCTCACGGCGGAACTGCCCGCCACCGCCGCCTATTCCCAGAGGGTGGAGGAGCTGTATGCCCGCGCACCGGAGCTGGACGATGCCGCCTTCCTGCGTGAGTTCAACACGCTGCTGGCCATTCCTGCCGGCGGGTCACCCGAGTCCGAGGCCCGCCGGGCCGCCCGCGCCCGGCTGCAGCGCGCCACCACGGAGGCGCCGCTGCACATCATTCCCGGGGTCCCCACCATGGTGCTGACCGGGGGATGGGAACCGCTGTATGAAGAAGTGGCAGGCTTCCTGGCGAGCACCGGCGCGCACCACGCCGCCCTGCGCAGCGGCCCCCGCCCACAGGACAGCCCCGAGGGTGCCGAGATCATTGAGGCGTTTATTGACAATTCGGCACAGGGCGGCTGA
- the rimM gene encoding ribosome maturation factor RimM (Essential for efficient processing of 16S rRNA), producing MQVQVARIGKPHGIKGEVTVLVLTDAPESRFAVGAEFIVEPAKLGTLTVRSSRWNKDILLLGFEGTNTRNDAELLRGATLFFESDDDEDDDAWYEHELLDLEVRVGKTVVGKVAGLRTQAVQDLLIVKDADGDEVLVPFVDEIVPEVNIEEGYVLLTPPAGLFTVNKEPSENDESGEPADVPGAVIVDSEDGGDEAEGAGK from the coding sequence ATGCAGGTCCAGGTTGCCCGGATTGGCAAGCCCCACGGCATCAAGGGCGAGGTCACCGTGCTGGTCCTCACCGACGCCCCCGAGTCCCGCTTTGCCGTCGGCGCCGAGTTCATTGTTGAACCGGCCAAGCTCGGCACGCTCACCGTGCGGAGCTCGCGCTGGAACAAGGACATCCTCCTGCTGGGCTTTGAGGGCACCAATACCCGAAACGACGCCGAACTGCTCCGCGGCGCAACCCTCTTCTTCGAATCCGACGACGACGAGGACGACGACGCCTGGTACGAGCACGAGCTGCTGGACCTTGAAGTCCGGGTCGGCAAGACCGTGGTTGGCAAAGTGGCCGGGCTGCGCACCCAGGCGGTGCAGGACCTGCTGATCGTCAAGGATGCCGACGGCGACGAGGTCCTGGTGCCGTTTGTTGACGAGATAGTCCCCGAGGTCAACATCGAGGAAGGCTATGTGCTGCTGACCCCGCCGGCCGGCCTGTTCACCGTCAACAAGGAGCCCTCCGAGAATGACGAGTCCGGCGAACCTGCGGACGTCCCCGGCGCCGTGATCGTGGACAGCGAAGACGGCGGCGACGAAGCGGAAGGCGCCGGCAAGTAA